Proteins from a genomic interval of Pseudomonas anuradhapurensis:
- the dtd gene encoding D-aminoacyl-tRNA deacylase: MRGLLQRVRGARVEVAGEIVGAIDQGLLVLVAVEPGDSPEHADKLLHKLLNYRVFSDDQGKMNLSLKDVGGGLLLVSQFTLAADTRNGMRPSFSTAAPPALGAELFDYLLQQAKARHGDVASGQFGADMQVHLVNDGPVTFMLQI; encoded by the coding sequence ATGAGGGGCCTGCTGCAGCGCGTGCGTGGCGCACGGGTCGAGGTGGCCGGGGAAATCGTCGGCGCCATCGACCAGGGGTTGCTGGTGCTGGTGGCGGTCGAACCCGGGGATTCGCCTGAGCATGCCGACAAGCTCTTGCACAAACTGTTGAACTACCGGGTATTCAGCGATGATCAGGGCAAGATGAACCTGTCGCTGAAAGATGTTGGCGGCGGGCTGTTGCTGGTTTCCCAGTTCACCCTGGCGGCGGATACCCGCAATGGCATGCGTCCGAGCTTTTCGACGGCGGCGCCACCGGCCCTTGGCGCCGAGTTGTTCGACTATCTTTTGCAGCAGGCCAAGGCCCGGCATGGCGACGTGGCGAGCGGGCAATTCGGCGCGGACATGCAGGTACACCTGGTCAATGATGGCCCCGTAACATTTATGTTACAAATATGA